The genomic stretch GTCGGGGCAAGTCGTTGACGGTTTGCCTGGGACAATTGAGTTTTAATCCTGCTGACGCCTCTTTCCTGATCTGGCAGGAGATGAGCCGGCAGGAGTGGCAGTGGGAAAGCGGAGTCAATCATGAGGTTCCCGTCAGCCGCGATGAACTGGGGCAGGCTGTCCAGTCGCTGATCCGGCATTGGCAGGCCATCGATGGCAGCAGAGACAACCTCACCGTCGTCGGTGAGCAGTGGCCGGAACTGGGCAGGTTGATCGGCAGCTTGCAGCCGCTGCCGGCGCTTTCGGCGGAACAGAGCCGCAGGCTGCTGCACAAGCTTCGCCCCCGCGGCATGTCGCAAGAGGATACGATCTTCACCTGGCTCCATGCCTGGCAAAACTACGATTATGAGTTAGAAGGGGCGCTTCGAGGTCCCCTCGGCCCTCCGGACGGGCTCCCTTGGTGGCGGGCACTGGAAGCACGTCTCCTAGAGGCCGATCTTCCCGTGAGCGAGCCCCTGGCGCCTTGGCACATCCATGCCCGCATGCGCCGGCGGATGGCACAGCGGAAAGATTCGGATAAGGGGCGCCGGTCCGATCTCCAAGGAGGCAGTGGGGCGGTCGATTTTTTGGCGGAGGATCTGCTGAATGTTGCGTTGATCTCGCCTTGGAAATCGGAGCATGTTCACCTTAGCCGATTGTCGGAAAGGGCGCCGCGTCCCGGCCATGGGGAAGGGACGTGCCGGTACAGCGTCCGTTGGCTCAAGAGCTCTGTCATCGAGAAACCGCTGATCCTGGACATTCTCGGTCATCCCTGTGTGGAATCGCAACTGGAAATTACCCTTTATCAGGTCGGCATGCACTGGTGGGTCCAGACGGTCTGGGCATCGGAACCGCACAGCTTGACAATGGCCGAGAAGCTGAGGCGCTTGCGTGAGCCCTTTTGGTATCGGGTCTATGACGTAAGGCGTAACCTGCTCCGGGTGACCGGCTATCTGGACGGCAGTGACGAGCTTTTCACTCCCCTTTTGCGGGTCAATGACTACTGGGAAGAGCGGCCTTCTCATTGGAAGAGCCTGCTCGATGAAGGGCAGGATCGCCGTTGCAGTTTCTTCCTGATCGGAGGGGAACTGGTCATCCTGGGCAAGGATGAAAGCCGCATGCACCTGTGGGAGCGGCGCCTCTTCAACCGAGCATCACCGCCTACGGAGCAGGGGCAGCTGCCCCTATGGCTGTATCCGGCTTTTTCAGAACGTCTGCGCAGTGTCGATGGCCATTCTTTTGATGATTGGCGCCGGGGATTGGTCAAGGCGATGTCGGTATTGAACCCGGAGATCCTTGGCTTGCCGGAGGAATGGCGACAGGCACTCCAGGATCCGCCGGCGCCGGAGGTTTACTGGTCCCAGGTACTGCGCGCCTGGAGCGAGTGGCTCGATGGCGGGGAACGGACCGATCTGGCCCAGGCCATCGTCCTGTTGGGCAACCGGATGGGCGCCTCTCCCGAACTGCTGTTGCGCCCGAATTCGCTCGCCCGGGGCTTGCTGCTCGAATACCTGGCCATGGCCTTGCCGTCCGATCGCCACCCGCCCGGCCTGCGCCACGAACCCGATCTGCTCCACCCTCGCCTGGCTGAGGTGCTTCGGAATTGGCGAGATCAACCCTTTGGACTGTACAAGGTTCTCGAGTGGCGAGCGGAAAGCTGCTGCCGCCTTCGGGATTTGTTGCGCGATCAGGAACAGGAACTCCCTTTGCATAGCTACTTCGAGCCCCCCGAGGCGGGACGGTCTTTCTTCGCCCGTCTGCTTCCGCTGGGAGACCGTTGCTGCCTGCTCGGCTGTCTGGAGGTGGACGATCGGTTTGTCAAACCGTTGCGGGAGCACTTTGACCGGCGGCGAAAAGAGCGGGAACTGTCGTGGGATGCCTATCTTGCCGATGCGGGTTGGAGAGCATTGGGAGAGGTGGCTCGCCTATTAGGCAGGTTGTTGGCAATCGCCGCGGCAGGAAGGGCCGGCGATCCTGTTGCCGGTGCCATTTCGTACAGTGCCGGCAGCTCGATCTACCGCTTCCGTGTAAAACAAAAAGGAGCGCCGGGCCTCTCGCGCGACGTGGAGGTCGCCGGGGAACAGACGCTGCACCAGTTGCACGAGATCATCCAGCAAGCTTTTGACTGGAAGGATGATCGCCGCTACGCTTTTTATCTCAACAACCGGCTTTTTGATAAAGCGGCCGAGTTTGGCGGACCGCGCACCGGTTCTGCCGCCCAGGCGAATAAGGCCCAGTTGATCCGGTTGAATCTCCGGTCCAGGCAGAAGTTCGCCTATCTCTTCGACTTTGACAACGAACATATCTTTGAAATCCGGGTGCGGGACATCGTCCCGCCAGAGCCGGGTGTTCTGTACCCTCGGGTGGTCGAGAAAAAGCGGCCTTTCGTCTTAGCTGATGCAGGCGTTGATGATCAAGCCGAGGGTGATGAAGATGCCTGATTGGATCCAGGCGACGGCCCTGTTGCCTTTTTGCAGTTCTTCTCTGGTGGCCAGATTGGGCGTCAGCCAGTCGAAGAGGAGGTAGGAGAAGATCATCAGCGCAACGCCGAAAGAACCCCAGATGGCTGTCTCCGACAGGGTGTCGTTGTGGGAGATGGCTGACCAGAGGATCAAGGCGAGGCCGACCAGTTTAGAAGACAGGGTGAGGCCGACGGCCCCGTTGCCTTTTTGGATCTCCTCGGCGTCATTGTAAGGGGTGACCCGGAAGAAGACCCAAACGGCGGCCAACAGGATCGAGGCCGAGACGGCGAAATACAGCAGGGCGTTGTAAAAATTCACCGGAACCAATGCAATCGCTCCCTTCT from Heliomicrobium modesticaldum Ice1 encodes the following:
- a CDS encoding DUF350 domain-containing protein, with the translated sequence MNFYNALLYFAVSASILLAAVWVFFRVTPYNDAEEIQKGNGAVGLTLSSKLVGLALILWSAISHNDTLSETAIWGSFGVALMIFSYLLFDWLTPNLATREELQKGNRAVAWIQSGIFITLGLIINACIS
- a CDS encoding IS1096 element passenger TnpR family protein, which gives rise to MSQSNILFLNRKREPQEGNTGQTFIGAYAQREIRWFHSAFRFRAAWQGRGKSLTVCLGQLSFNPADASFLIWQEMSRQEWQWESGVNHEVPVSRDELGQAVQSLIRHWQAIDGSRDNLTVVGEQWPELGRLIGSLQPLPALSAEQSRRLLHKLRPRGMSQEDTIFTWLHAWQNYDYELEGALRGPLGPPDGLPWWRALEARLLEADLPVSEPLAPWHIHARMRRRMAQRKDSDKGRRSDLQGGSGAVDFLAEDLLNVALISPWKSEHVHLSRLSERAPRPGHGEGTCRYSVRWLKSSVIEKPLILDILGHPCVESQLEITLYQVGMHWWVQTVWASEPHSLTMAEKLRRLREPFWYRVYDVRRNLLRVTGYLDGSDELFTPLLRVNDYWEERPSHWKSLLDEGQDRRCSFFLIGGELVILGKDESRMHLWERRLFNRASPPTEQGQLPLWLYPAFSERLRSVDGHSFDDWRRGLVKAMSVLNPEILGLPEEWRQALQDPPAPEVYWSQVLRAWSEWLDGGERTDLAQAIVLLGNRMGASPELLLRPNSLARGLLLEYLAMALPSDRHPPGLRHEPDLLHPRLAEVLRNWRDQPFGLYKVLEWRAESCCRLRDLLRDQEQELPLHSYFEPPEAGRSFFARLLPLGDRCCLLGCLEVDDRFVKPLREHFDRRRKERELSWDAYLADAGWRALGEVARLLGRLLAIAAAGRAGDPVAGAISYSAGSSIYRFRVKQKGAPGLSRDVEVAGEQTLHQLHEIIQQAFDWKDDRRYAFYLNNRLFDKAAEFGGPRTGSAAQANKAQLIRLNLRSRQKFAYLFDFDNEHIFEIRVRDIVPPEPGVLYPRVVEKKRPFVLADAGVDDQAEGDEDA